A stretch of the Argentina anserina chromosome 6, drPotAnse1.1, whole genome shotgun sequence genome encodes the following:
- the LOC126801158 gene encoding uncharacterized protein LOC126801158 encodes MGDSSSASYIHMVHHLIEECIIFNMSREECMEALSKHANIKPIVTSTVWKELEKENKEFFEAYTNSRVAASETKMERKLRIQKMISSHLSQTDADDNSSCTSTTTESDD; translated from the exons ATGGGCGATTCTTCATCTGCTTCATACATCCACATG GTACACCACCTGATCGAGGAGTGCATCATCTTCAACATGAGCAGAGAAGAGTGCATGGAAGCCCTCTCCAAGCATGCTAATATAAAACCCATTGTTACCTCCACAG TTTGGAAGGAGCTGGAGAAGGAGAACAAGGAGTTCTTTGAGGCCTACACAAACAGTAGAGTAGCTGCAAGTGAAACCAAAATGGAGAGAAAGCTTAGAATCCAGAAGATGATTTCGAGTCATCTTTCTCAAACAGACGCAGACGACAACAGCAGCTGTACCAGTACTACCACCGAGTCCGATGACTAG